A single window of Uloborus diversus isolate 005 chromosome 5, Udiv.v.3.1, whole genome shotgun sequence DNA harbors:
- the LOC129222072 gene encoding LOW QUALITY PROTEIN: uncharacterized protein LOC129222072 (The sequence of the model RefSeq protein was modified relative to this genomic sequence to represent the inferred CDS: deleted 1 base in 1 codon) has product MMKLIIFSFLLAGALAAPASQSMTFNDDGSYRFYYETGKDGGSHSREEFRNPDGVVVGKFSYEDPNGELREVNYRADESGYIAEGDVSVPDVPKGKFPADVPEEVQSDSSQEISAPQIVHTEEVPVVDYQPEAAPNEISSVEEAPSSSEEDEGKDDMNDLALEESTANDPPEAFPEGFFLQHFQGLRRLPEPTTEAKEVSTEPPAKEDIEESSSEISNEQPEPSNGEDTSKSGVSMFSPLRPFPHFSAAEWVAALHHQPVYVYSYQQPDSYGYHYFF; this is encoded by the exons ATGATGAAACTG ATTATCTTTTCGTTTCTTCTTGCTGGTGCATTGGCTGCTCCTGCATCCCAGTCTATGACTTTCAATGACGATGGGTCTTACCGATTTTATTATGAGACCGGTAAAGATGGTGGAAGTCACAGCAGAGAAGAGTTTCGCAACCCCGATGGAGTTGTTGTTGGCAAATTCTCTTACGAAGACCCAAATGGTGAGCTGAGAGAAGTCAACTACCGTGCGGACGAATCCGGATACATAGCTGAAGGAGACGTGAGTGTTCCAGACGTTCCTAAAGGCAAATTCCCAGCAGATGTTCCAGAGGAAGTGCAGTCAGATTCTTCTCAGGAAATATCCGCTCCCCAAATCGTTCACACTGAAGAAGTACCTGTTGTAGACTACCAACCTGAAGCAGCACCCAATGAGATCTCTAGTGTCGAAGAAGCACCATCTTCCAGCGAAGAAGATGAAGGCAAAGATGACATGAACGATCTCGCTCTAGAAGAATCGACAGCGAATGATCCACCAGAGGCTTTTCCGGAAGGATTCTTCCTGCAGCACTTTCAGGGACTCAGACGATTGCCTGAGCCAACAACAGAGGCAAAGGAAGTTTCAACGGAACCACCAGCTAAGGAAGACATCGAAGAGTCTAGTTCTGAAATCAGCAACGAGCAGCCAGAACCTTCAAATGGCGAAGATACGAGTAAGAGTGGTGTGAGCATGTTTTCTCCATTGAGACCATTTCCGCATTTTTCGGCCGCA GAATGGGTTGCTGCATTGCATCATCAACCTGTGTACGTATATTCTTACCAGCAGCCCGACTCTTATGGGTACCATTACTTCTTCTAA